From Romeriopsis navalis LEGE 11480, one genomic window encodes:
- a CDS encoding mechanosensitive ion channel family protein translates to MIQNFILAESATDAASKTKEILAQVTAWKITQAFVILALAYAAIRLIDWLVIALSEKVAKEWRLRVKQFLPFLRMGVLTSALIILMNLFLNLSQENIFAVTGTVAVAVGFAFKDYVSSVIAGIIGIFEASYRVGDRVTIGGEYGEVIGYGLRGVRIQTPTDNIVTIPHNQIWTSGVSNANMGRLEAQVVTSFFLAHHVDVALVEKILYRVAHTSKYTHLQLPIVVIMEDCHWGSLFKLKCYPLDARNEFLYKSDLTRRAKYLFSKQQISYPQLLKIPDTAASATAHQ, encoded by the coding sequence ATGATACAAAATTTTATTTTAGCCGAGTCAGCCACTGATGCTGCTAGCAAAACTAAGGAAATATTGGCCCAAGTCACAGCCTGGAAAATTACTCAAGCCTTTGTGATCTTGGCCTTGGCCTATGCTGCGATCCGATTAATTGATTGGCTCGTCATCGCACTCTCTGAAAAAGTTGCCAAGGAATGGCGACTGCGAGTCAAGCAATTTCTCCCATTTTTACGTATGGGCGTACTGACTAGTGCGCTCATCATATTAATGAATTTATTTCTAAATCTCTCACAAGAAAATATATTTGCTGTCACCGGTACAGTTGCCGTAGCTGTAGGATTTGCCTTCAAAGATTATGTCAGCTCCGTTATTGCAGGCATTATTGGCATTTTTGAAGCATCCTATCGTGTGGGCGATCGTGTCACGATTGGTGGGGAATATGGGGAAGTCATTGGATACGGACTACGGGGAGTACGCATCCAAACACCAACTGATAATATTGTTACGATCCCGCACAATCAGATTTGGACCAGCGGTGTCTCTAATGCCAATATGGGTCGGCTAGAAGCTCAAGTTGTAACGAGTTTTTTTCTAGCCCATCATGTTGATGTCGCATTGGTTGAAAAAATCCTATACCGCGTGGCACACACTAGCAAGTACACGCATTTGCAGTTGCCGATCGTTGTCATCATGGAAGATTGCCATTGGGGTAGTTTATTCAAACTTAAATGCTATCCGCTCGATGCACGGAACGAATTTCTCTATAAAAGCGATCTGACACGTCGGGCCAAATATCTCTTTAGCAAGCAGCAAATTTCATATCCTCAGCTGTTAAAGATTCCCGATACAGCTGCCTCGGCCACCGCGCATCAATAG
- a CDS encoding glucose 1-dehydrogenase, with protein sequence MQGIQNKNVLITGASSGIGQAIAIRLAAEGANVAVNYYSDQSGAETTRAKIQTHYQQQQLTSAKTAIYQADVADRHAVNQMFSWMKQEFGSVDVLINNAGIQTESPSHETDADSFQKVLATNLNGTYFCAIEAIQGFLDRHYAGVIINVSSVHEIIPRPQYLSYAVSKGGVDSLTETLALEYAKHRIRVNAIGPGATKTPINDWSDEANKLDELAQHIPMGRVGTPEEMAAAVAFLISDEASYITGQTLFIDGGLTLYPSFQQPWTS encoded by the coding sequence ATGCAAGGTATTCAAAATAAAAATGTGCTGATCACCGGCGCAAGTTCCGGAATTGGTCAAGCGATCGCGATTCGTTTAGCTGCAGAGGGGGCAAATGTCGCTGTCAACTATTACAGTGATCAGTCTGGTGCTGAGACGACTCGCGCAAAAATTCAAACTCATTACCAGCAGCAGCAACTAACTAGTGCAAAAACCGCAATCTACCAAGCAGATGTCGCCGATCGCCACGCCGTCAATCAGATGTTTAGCTGGATGAAGCAGGAATTTGGCTCTGTTGATGTGCTCATCAATAATGCTGGTATTCAAACTGAATCACCTTCGCATGAAACTGATGCCGATAGCTTCCAAAAAGTCCTTGCCACGAATCTCAACGGCACTTACTTTTGCGCGATTGAGGCAATTCAAGGATTTCTCGATCGTCACTATGCTGGTGTAATTATCAATGTTTCTAGCGTTCATGAAATAATCCCTCGGCCCCAATATTTATCCTATGCGGTCAGTAAAGGCGGGGTTGATAGCTTAACCGAAACCCTCGCTCTAGAATATGCAAAGCATCGGATTCGCGTCAATGCCATCGGCCCTGGTGCCACAAAAACACCAATTAACGACTGGAGTGATGAAGCCAATAAACTGGACGAACTCGCTCAACATATTCCCATGGGGCGAGTGGGTACGCCCGAGGAGATGGCAGCGGCTGTCGCTTTTTTGATCTCTGATGAAGCTAGCTATATTACCGGACAAACCTTATTTATCGATGGTGGATTAACTTTATATCCATCTTTTCAGCAACCCTGGACAAGTTAG
- a CDS encoding MarR family transcriptional regulator: MENLIARLNERLHKIALFRWIWPSSDQAEQSAPAVVLEDLPSAIRHCLLTTIQQLPTHPDIRAYIRSEVLDQLSQWQGKSENGCNSLVFLGRPTLEINHLVPDSLADWLGQQIYATPETIHILDWQVRPPSIDILLSQLKQSLQVALNGDRSTVKIVVIPNLNWCFLRSAEGLDGIEYLQQQIQDNPQIFWIIGAGQVAWEYLNSVLHIEAYCPLQRIIPALSGEQLQLWLKPMVRENQLQFPVQSISDKLNQVRQPDDAQDQSTSLETAFFERLADISAGIGLITTQIFLRSIYQDSEADLQPSESHQLMLTWPATPSFPDIDRDDSYVLYSLLMHGDLSLPQLAESLGDPIEQVNAAIQNLRRLGLIEQQGSILQVNPIYYLPLCDRLSRENFVIPQK, from the coding sequence AGTGATCAAGCGGAACAATCTGCACCGGCTGTTGTGCTAGAAGATTTGCCCAGTGCGATTCGCCATTGCTTACTCACGACAATTCAGCAACTCCCAACGCATCCTGATATTCGGGCATATATCCGCAGTGAGGTGCTTGATCAACTCAGCCAGTGGCAGGGGAAATCGGAAAATGGCTGTAATTCGCTGGTATTTCTGGGACGACCAACTTTAGAAATCAATCATTTGGTTCCAGATAGCTTGGCTGACTGGCTTGGGCAACAGATCTATGCGACTCCCGAAACGATTCATATTTTAGATTGGCAAGTCCGTCCACCGAGTATCGATATACTACTATCGCAGCTTAAACAGTCGTTGCAGGTTGCTTTAAACGGCGATCGCAGTACAGTCAAAATTGTGGTCATTCCAAATTTGAACTGGTGCTTCCTTCGCAGTGCTGAAGGGCTCGATGGCATTGAATATCTTCAGCAACAAATTCAAGATAATCCGCAAATTTTCTGGATTATTGGGGCGGGGCAAGTTGCCTGGGAATATCTTAATTCTGTTCTACACATTGAGGCCTACTGCCCATTGCAACGGATAATTCCTGCATTATCCGGTGAACAGTTGCAACTATGGCTTAAGCCTATGGTGAGAGAGAATCAATTACAGTTTCCAGTACAGTCAATATCAGACAAACTCAATCAGGTAAGACAGCCTGATGACGCTCAGGATCAAAGTACATCTTTAGAAACAGCATTCTTTGAGCGTTTAGCAGATATTTCTGCAGGGATTGGACTGATTACAACCCAAATATTCCTGCGATCGATATACCAAGACTCTGAGGCCGATTTACAACCATCTGAATCACACCAATTGATGCTTACTTGGCCAGCCACGCCCAGTTTCCCTGATATCGATCGTGATGATAGCTATGTGCTGTATTCATTGCTCATGCATGGCGATTTGAGTTTGCCGCAATTAGCCGAAAGTCTTGGTGACCCGATTGAGCAAGTTAATGCCGCAATTCAGAACCTCCGGCGATTGGGCTTGATTGAACAGCAGGGGAGCATCCTGCAAGTTAATCCAATCTATTATTTGCCACTGTGCGATCGATTGAGTCGTGAAAATTTTGTTATTCCTCAAAAATAG